CCCATGGAGAGATCCGGATTTCTGTCCCTTCCTGGTATTCCGATAAAAAAGCGGCCCAGTTTGTGCTTTCACGATGGGAATGGATTCAGGAACAGCAGCGCACGATTCAGGCTGTTCATCCTTTGACACAACAAAGATACCTGGACGGATCTTCCCTGCTCTTCCAGGGAAGATCCTATAGGATATGTATACAGACAGCGGCAAGATCGTCTGTCCCCCTCCTGGCAGGAGACTGCATCATCCTGAAGGAAAAAGAAGGAACAGGGGAAGACCAGAGGAAAAAGAAAATTGAAACCTGGTACCGTAAACAGATGATGCTGATTATGGAGCCTCTGATCATTCACTGGTCAGACCTGATGAAAGTACAGCCCCTGGAATGGAAGATTAAAAAGATGAATACCCGCTGGGGAAGCTGCAACACTT
This Oceanispirochaeta sp. DNA region includes the following protein-coding sequences:
- a CDS encoding M48 family metallopeptidase, with translation MHRICTEEKVIHIQGHPVRLQKKNMKSLRLRLIPPHGEIRISVPSWYSDKKAAQFVLSRWEWIQEQQRTIQAVHPLTQQRYLDGSSLLFQGRSYRICIQTAARSSVPLLAGDCIILKEKEGTGEDQRKKKIETWYRKQMMLIMEPLIIHWSDLMKVQPLEWKIKKMNTRWGSCNTSSCRIWLNLELITMKPEILEYVLVHELTHLLERCHNKRFKALLDQFLPTWRGLSRELRGGLPL